The Thalassotalea psychrophila genome window below encodes:
- a CDS encoding efflux RND transporter permease subunit translates to MIEFFINRPKFAIVLSIVMTLTGILTMLKMPVSLYPTVTPPTIMITATFPGADHNTIRDTVASVLEQDINGVENMIYMDTKSANDGTYIGRVTFAIGTDPDRAQSLVQNRVNKALPKLPGIVKQLGVTVQKSSPSMLVSVSLYSPNNTYDDVFLSNYMTLNILDQLLRVNGVGELKMLGQKDYSLRIWIDNEKMAGFGITDTEVSNAVAAQNATISAGKIGESPNPEGTTFQYTIKTKGRLKNIEEFEDIVVRVLPDGSDIRLKDIARIELGSKAYNAQASWSDKPSPLLIAYQAPGANAIVVANEVKAKMQEISKAFPEDIEYDIAFDSTTFISASMNEVYKTLFEALILVAIITFMFLQNWRATIIPLIAIPVSLVATFLVFKMMNIDINTISMFGLILAIGIVVDAAIVVIENVERLMHEEHLPAKEATSKAMKEVTAPLIASALVLMAVFVPVSLAPGMVGILYAQFGVAIVASTVLSTVVALTLTPALCATLMQVKPLATKGPLGWFNRFVDVTREKYGWLVDFLGRRLMLTMVIFVALLAYIGYLGKTMPTGFIPEEDKGNFIVDVSLPEAATLERTIEQVNQMTREIEAIPGVARVVSASGFSMLKGALATNSAMLIVSLDDWSLRKTPELSLVSVLGQTRGLLAANKEIKGLAITTPAIPGMGTSSGLSIVLQDTMGRSTESLAPVLQKFSMDLMARPEIAFAFSTYTANVPQLYLDIDYELAMKLGVQPTAINSTLSTMFGKKYVNDFTKFGKNYQVNIMSDGQFRDDESDLNTLYVASGTGELIKFSSFAEFKPAIGADVSARYNLYNSTQLMAAAAPGYSSGDAIKAVQEVAKTLPDGYTTDWTGQTYQEVETGGGIIFLFALAILFTYLFLVAQYESWMTPFAIILCVPTALFGALFLVSMMGGTLNIYTQIGLVLMIGMAARNAILIVEFAKVLREDKGLTILESGIQAAKLRMRAVAMTAFAFILGVVPLMIASGAGAASRNVMGQTVFGGMLSATIIGCIFVPIFFIMFQRLREHFGSKTQIASIADAARDGKE, encoded by the coding sequence ATGATTGAATTTTTCATAAATCGTCCCAAATTTGCAATAGTATTATCTATCGTAATGACGTTGACCGGTATATTGACCATGCTGAAAATGCCTGTGTCGTTATACCCAACAGTAACACCGCCTACTATTATGATCACAGCTACCTTCCCTGGTGCCGATCATAACACTATTCGTGATACCGTTGCCTCTGTATTAGAGCAAGATATCAACGGTGTTGAGAACATGATTTATATGGATACTAAATCAGCTAATGATGGTACCTATATTGGACGCGTTACATTCGCTATTGGTACAGATCCTGACCGTGCACAATCGCTAGTACAAAACCGAGTGAATAAGGCTTTGCCTAAATTACCTGGTATCGTAAAGCAACTTGGTGTGACGGTGCAAAAATCATCTCCATCAATGCTAGTTTCTGTAAGTTTATATTCACCGAATAATACTTACGATGACGTATTTTTATCAAATTACATGACATTAAACATTCTGGATCAATTGTTACGAGTAAACGGTGTTGGTGAGCTGAAAATGCTTGGTCAAAAAGATTACTCGTTACGTATTTGGATTGATAATGAAAAAATGGCAGGTTTTGGTATTACCGATACTGAAGTAAGCAATGCCGTTGCTGCACAAAACGCGACAATTTCTGCTGGTAAAATTGGTGAATCACCAAACCCAGAAGGGACAACATTTCAATATACTATCAAGACTAAAGGTCGTTTGAAAAACATTGAAGAGTTTGAGGATATAGTTGTCCGTGTTTTGCCTGATGGCAGTGATATTCGCTTAAAAGATATTGCTCGTATTGAGTTAGGTTCAAAGGCCTATAATGCGCAAGCAAGTTGGAGTGATAAACCTTCTCCTCTGTTAATTGCTTATCAAGCACCTGGTGCTAATGCCATTGTTGTGGCCAATGAAGTAAAAGCAAAAATGCAAGAAATTTCAAAAGCATTCCCTGAAGATATTGAATACGATATTGCCTTTGACTCAACTACTTTTATATCAGCTTCGATGAATGAGGTTTACAAAACGTTATTTGAAGCGCTAATACTTGTAGCAATCATTACTTTTATGTTCTTGCAAAACTGGCGTGCTACGATTATTCCATTAATCGCTATACCAGTATCTCTTGTCGCTACATTCTTAGTATTTAAAATGATGAATATTGACATTAATACCATTTCGATGTTCGGGTTGATTTTGGCTATTGGTATTGTAGTTGATGCCGCTATCGTGGTGATAGAAAACGTTGAGCGATTAATGCATGAAGAGCATTTACCGGCAAAAGAAGCTACATCTAAGGCGATGAAAGAAGTTACCGCACCGCTAATCGCATCAGCATTGGTATTAATGGCGGTATTTGTACCTGTATCACTAGCACCGGGTATGGTTGGTATCCTTTATGCACAATTTGGTGTGGCAATTGTAGCCTCAACGGTTCTATCAACAGTTGTTGCACTAACATTAACACCAGCACTGTGTGCTACTTTAATGCAGGTAAAACCGCTTGCCACTAAAGGCCCATTAGGTTGGTTCAACCGTTTTGTTGATGTTACGCGTGAAAAATATGGTTGGCTAGTAGATTTCCTTGGTCGTCGTTTAATGCTGACTATGGTTATTTTTGTCGCGCTACTTGCTTATATTGGCTATTTAGGTAAAACCATGCCGACCGGTTTTATTCCTGAAGAAGATAAAGGTAACTTTATCGTTGATGTGTCTTTGCCTGAAGCGGCAACATTAGAACGTACTATCGAACAAGTTAATCAAATGACTCGTGAAATAGAAGCTATCCCGGGTGTTGCCCGTGTTGTTTCGGCATCAGGCTTTAGTATGCTTAAAGGTGCCTTGGCAACGAATTCCGCAATGCTTATTGTTTCTTTAGATGATTGGTCTTTACGTAAAACACCCGAACTATCGCTAGTATCTGTGCTTGGCCAAACTCGTGGTTTACTTGCAGCAAATAAAGAAATTAAAGGCTTAGCAATTACCACTCCTGCAATTCCAGGTATGGGTACATCATCTGGTTTGAGCATTGTTTTACAAGATACCATGGGACGTTCAACAGAGTCACTTGCGCCGGTATTGCAAAAGTTCTCGATGGACTTGATGGCTCGCCCTGAAATTGCTTTTGCATTTTCTACCTATACAGCTAATGTTCCACAGCTGTACTTAGATATTGATTATGAATTAGCAATGAAACTGGGGGTTCAGCCAACAGCAATTAACTCAACTTTGTCGACTATGTTTGGTAAAAAATACGTTAACGACTTCACCAAATTTGGTAAAAACTATCAGGTTAATATTATGTCTGATGGCCAATTTAGAGATGATGAGTCGGATCTAAATACTTTATATGTTGCGAGTGGCACTGGCGAGTTGATTAAATTCTCGTCGTTTGCTGAATTTAAACCTGCTATTGGTGCAGATGTTTCAGCCCGTTATAACTTATATAATTCAACGCAACTTATGGCAGCAGCAGCGCCTGGCTATTCATCTGGTGACGCGATCAAAGCTGTACAAGAAGTAGCGAAAACATTACCTGATGGATATACGACTGACTGGACTGGGCAAACGTATCAAGAAGTTGAAACTGGTGGCGGTATCATTTTCCTATTCGCACTGGCTATTTTATTTACATACTTGTTCTTAGTTGCACAGTATGAATCTTGGATGACACCATTTGCTATCATTCTATGTGTTCCAACAGCATTATTCGGTGCGTTATTCTTGGTAAGTATGATGGGTGGAACCTTAAATATTTATACTCAAATTGGTTTAGTCTTGATGATAGGTATGGCTGCTCGTAACGCGATATTGATTGTTGAATTTGCTAAGGTATTACGTGAAGATAAAGGCTTAACTATTTTAGAATCAGGTATTCAAGCAGCTAAATTACGTATGCGAGCGGTTGCGATGACAGCATTTGCCTTTATTTTAGGCGTTGTGCCACTGATGATCGCATCAGGTGCAGGTGCCGCGTCTCGTAACGTAATGGGACAGACGGTATTTGGCGGTATGTTGTCAGCAACTATCATCGGTTGTATCTTCGTTCCTATCTTCTTTATTATGTTCCAAAGATTGCGAGAACACTTTGGCTCAAAAACTCAGATAGCATCAATTGCTGATGCAGCACGAGATGGTAAAGAATAA
- a CDS encoding NADPH-dependent 2,4-dienoyl-CoA reductase, translated as MTTTTINAKNPYPHLLSPLDLGFTQLSNRVLMGSMHTGLEEEKNGFAKLAAFYEARAKGGVGLIVTGGISPNFRGRVSPFGGELSKWWHVKKHKAVTQAVHKYPTKICLQLLHTGRYGFHPFSVSASNIKAPINPFKPKQLSERQIWKTIKDFAKSSKLAQDAGYDGVEIMGSEGYLINQFSCKRTNHRTDAWGGNIENRMRLGVEAVKATRERVGEKFIIIFRLSMLDLVEGGNTWEEVITMAKAIEAAGATIINTGIGWHEARVPTIATSVPRGAFTWITERMMGEVKIPLVSTNRINTPEVAEQVLASGQSDMVSMARPFLADADFVNKAAENKADEINTCIGCNQACLDHVFKQQRASCLVNPQACYETELTFDKTKQSKSIAVIGAGPAGLAFSCYAAERGHKVELFDAASEIGGQFNFAKQIPGKEEFFETLRYFTKQLELLKVKVTLNSHQSAESLTEKGFDDIVVATGISPRTPPIEGIDNPMVLSYLDVLRDRKPVGKRVAIIGAGGIGFDVAEFLAEEDSLTNKPQEWLKEWGIDKSYQQGGALIADHTHTKTEREIHLMQRKTSKVGAGLGKTTGWIHRSTLKNQGVNMIPGVEYSKIDGNKLFFIVNGKEQKIELDNIIVCAGQTPNRTLYEQLIDRNQSTHLIGGADVAAELDAKRAIRQGAELAARI; from the coding sequence ATGACAACAACTACAATAAACGCTAAAAATCCTTATCCTCATTTACTCTCACCTCTAGATTTGGGGTTTACTCAATTAAGCAACCGAGTACTAATGGGCTCAATGCATACAGGCTTGGAAGAAGAAAAAAATGGTTTTGCCAAACTTGCAGCATTTTACGAAGCGAGAGCCAAAGGTGGAGTGGGCTTAATTGTCACCGGTGGTATCAGTCCTAACTTTCGTGGCAGAGTTTCTCCTTTTGGCGGAGAACTGAGTAAGTGGTGGCATGTTAAAAAGCATAAAGCCGTCACTCAAGCCGTTCATAAATATCCAACAAAGATTTGTCTGCAACTTCTTCATACTGGCCGCTATGGTTTTCATCCATTTTCAGTATCGGCAAGCAATATAAAAGCGCCAATTAATCCATTTAAACCTAAACAATTGTCGGAAAGACAAATCTGGAAAACCATCAAGGACTTCGCTAAATCATCAAAACTTGCCCAAGATGCCGGCTATGACGGTGTTGAAATTATGGGTTCTGAGGGTTATTTAATTAATCAATTTAGTTGTAAGCGTACCAATCATCGCACCGATGCTTGGGGCGGAAATATTGAAAATCGTATGCGTTTAGGTGTTGAAGCAGTGAAGGCAACTCGTGAGCGGGTTGGTGAGAAGTTTATTATTATTTTCCGTTTGTCGATGCTCGATTTAGTTGAAGGTGGTAATACTTGGGAAGAAGTTATTACTATGGCGAAGGCGATTGAAGCCGCTGGCGCAACTATTATTAATACAGGTATTGGTTGGCATGAAGCTCGAGTGCCAACAATTGCAACCAGTGTTCCAAGAGGTGCATTTACTTGGATAACAGAGCGCATGATGGGTGAGGTTAAAATTCCTTTAGTGTCAACTAACCGTATTAATACCCCAGAAGTTGCTGAACAAGTACTTGCTTCTGGTCAATCTGATATGGTTTCTATGGCCAGACCATTTTTAGCGGATGCCGATTTTGTTAACAAAGCGGCAGAAAATAAAGCAGACGAGATAAATACCTGTATTGGTTGTAATCAAGCTTGTTTGGATCATGTATTTAAACAGCAGCGTGCATCGTGTTTAGTAAACCCACAAGCATGTTATGAAACTGAATTAACGTTTGATAAAACCAAGCAGTCAAAGTCTATCGCTGTTATTGGCGCTGGACCCGCAGGATTAGCATTTAGTTGTTATGCTGCTGAGCGTGGTCATAAAGTTGAGTTATTTGATGCCGCAAGTGAAATTGGCGGTCAATTTAACTTTGCTAAACAAATCCCTGGTAAAGAAGAATTCTTTGAGACGTTACGTTATTTTACAAAACAACTTGAACTATTAAAGGTCAAGGTCACTCTTAATAGCCACCAAAGTGCTGAATCATTAACTGAAAAAGGTTTTGACGATATTGTTGTAGCAACAGGTATATCACCGCGTACACCGCCTATTGAAGGTATTGATAACCCTATGGTGCTTAGTTACCTTGATGTATTACGCGACCGAAAACCTGTAGGTAAGCGTGTAGCAATTATTGGCGCGGGTGGTATTGGTTTTGATGTTGCAGAATTTTTGGCCGAAGAAGATTCATTAACCAATAAGCCGCAAGAATGGCTGAAAGAATGGGGTATAGATAAATCATACCAACAGGGCGGGGCGTTAATAGCCGACCATACTCACACTAAAACAGAGCGTGAAATTCATTTAATGCAACGTAAAACCAGCAAAGTTGGAGCCGGTTTAGGAAAAACTACCGGTTGGATACATAGAAGTACATTGAAAAACCAGGGGGTTAATATGATCCCTGGGGTTGAATATTCTAAAATCGATGGTAATAAATTGTTTTTTATTGTTAATGGCAAGGAGCAAAAAATTGAGCTTGATAACATTATTGTCTGTGCAGGCCAAACTCCTAACCGAACACTTTATGAACAATTAATTGATCGAAATCAAAGCACACATTTAATTGGTGGTGCAGATGTTGCTGCCGAACTTGATGCAAAACGAGCGATACGACAAGGTGCCGAATTAGCTGCTCGTATCTAA
- the fabR gene encoding HTH-type transcriptional repressor FabR, which yields MSGIRAQQKEKTRRLLIDAALNQLSADRSFSNLSLREVAKEAGLAATSFYRHFNDMDELGLTLVDESGLTLRQLMRQARQRIEKGGSVIQISVKTFMEFIESNGNEFRLLLRERSGTSPEFRAAVSREIRYFTMELCDYLQKANKLDAETSYLQANAAVTIVFSTGAEALDASDEEKADLAERMIKQLRIIARGAIDLSSRATSPKS from the coding sequence ATGTCTGGAATTAGAGCGCAACAAAAAGAGAAAACTCGTCGGTTATTAATCGATGCCGCGTTAAATCAATTAAGCGCTGATCGCAGTTTCTCAAATTTAAGCTTACGGGAGGTCGCTAAAGAGGCAGGTCTTGCAGCAACATCTTTTTATCGCCATTTCAATGATATGGATGAATTGGGTTTAACCTTAGTTGATGAGTCAGGTTTAACCTTAAGACAATTAATGCGTCAAGCCAGACAGCGAATTGAAAAGGGCGGTTCGGTGATACAAATTTCAGTAAAAACCTTTATGGAATTTATTGAATCAAATGGCAATGAGTTTAGATTATTACTGCGTGAACGCTCTGGTACATCTCCAGAGTTTCGGGCTGCTGTAAGTCGAGAGATAAGATACTTCACTATGGAACTCTGTGATTATTTGCAAAAGGCGAATAAATTAGATGCCGAAACTAGTTATCTGCAAGCTAATGCTGCAGTTACTATTGTATTCAGCACTGGAGCTGAAGCGTTAGATGCCAGCGATGAAGAAAAAGCTGATTTGGCTGAACGAATGATCAAACAATTAAGAATTATTGCTCGCGGTGCAATAGATTTAAGCTCAAGAGCGACAAGCCCCAAAAGCTAG
- a CDS encoding fatty acid desaturase — protein MTKPRLLWINILVFLATFLIAAVAVPYRAITHGFDSFEIIAAITCFCFCGLSITAGYHRLWSHRTYKAHASVRFIYAIGGAFALQNSILHWSSDHRVHHKHVDNNDIDPYSAKKGFWFSHIGWMLRDYHRETYNNYDNVRDLQKEKIVMWQHKNYLLLTIITNFGIPIGLGFLHGDIWSSVLLIGVMRLVLSHHTTFFINSLAHIWGKQTYTKKNTARDNGILAFFTFGEGYHNFHHIFENDYRNGIRWFHFDPTKWIIKGCNYLNLAHSLRKTPEDKIAKAKAHMQLVNSQNKLQHSIHAEELITKLQHEYDLLIEQMTLYYETKKKLIAQKSNKLSEDVERSSLVQHYKELKQNLNQCYKNWDLLRAQYA, from the coding sequence ATGACCAAGCCTCGTTTGCTATGGATAAACATCCTAGTTTTCTTAGCCACTTTCCTTATTGCCGCCGTCGCCGTTCCTTATAGAGCTATTACCCACGGATTTGATAGTTTCGAAATAATAGCAGCAATAACTTGTTTTTGTTTTTGTGGTCTTTCTATAACTGCCGGCTATCATCGTTTATGGTCACATCGTACATATAAAGCCCATGCATCGGTAAGGTTTATCTATGCAATTGGCGGCGCATTTGCACTACAAAATAGTATTTTGCATTGGAGCTCTGATCACCGAGTGCATCATAAGCACGTAGACAATAATGACATTGACCCATATTCGGCAAAGAAAGGCTTCTGGTTTTCACATATTGGCTGGATGTTAAGAGACTACCATCGCGAAACGTATAATAATTACGATAATGTTAGGGACTTACAAAAAGAGAAAATTGTAATGTGGCAGCACAAGAACTATTTATTGCTCACCATCATTACTAATTTTGGCATACCTATTGGTCTGGGTTTTTTACATGGTGATATTTGGTCGAGTGTGTTACTTATTGGTGTTATGCGATTAGTACTTAGCCATCACACTACATTCTTTATTAACTCTCTTGCCCATATATGGGGAAAACAAACCTATACCAAAAAAAATACTGCTCGCGATAACGGCATATTAGCATTTTTCACATTTGGCGAGGGTTACCATAATTTTCATCACATCTTCGAAAATGATTACCGCAATGGCATACGCTGGTTTCATTTTGATCCGACGAAATGGATTATCAAGGGGTGTAATTATTTGAATTTAGCGCATAGCTTAAGAAAAACACCTGAAGATAAAATCGCTAAAGCAAAAGCTCATATGCAATTAGTTAACAGTCAAAATAAATTGCAGCATTCTATTCATGCTGAAGAGTTAATTACTAAATTACAACATGAATACGACTTGCTGATAGAGCAAATGACCTTGTATTACGAAACAAAGAAAAAGCTTATTGCCCAAAAAAGTAATAAACTTTCGGAAGATGTTGAACGTTCTAGCTTAGTTCAGCACTACAAAGAGCTGAAACAGAACCTAAACCAGTGTTATAAAAACTGGGATTTATTGAGAGCACAATATGCTTAA
- the trmA gene encoding tRNA (uridine(54)-C5)-methyltransferase TrmA — protein MFSHIHPDNYQDQLDQKKTAMSAMFAPFSVPEAEIFTSEPLNYRLRAEFRVWHEGEDLYYIMFNKETREKYRVDNFPVASQIINDAMKALLDNIRNNEVLRRKLFQVDFLSTLSGELLISLLYHKQLDEEWHEQAQILKTTLSTTAPINLIGRARKLKIVLGKEYVTEVLTVKGKKLQYQQVENSFTQPNGGVNEKMLTWASDATENSKGDLVELYCGNGNFSIALAPNFEKVLATEISKSSVYSAQLNITANNIENLDIIRMSSEEFSQAMNGEREFRRLQGFDLSKYSYDTVLVDPPRAGMDDASCELVSRFEKIIYISCNPQTLHDNLEILCKTHKVDQFALFDQFPYTDHIECGVILSRK, from the coding sequence ATGTTCAGTCACATACACCCAGACAACTATCAAGATCAACTTGATCAGAAAAAAACAGCGATGTCGGCTATGTTTGCTCCGTTTTCGGTACCAGAGGCAGAAATATTTACTTCTGAGCCTTTAAATTACCGATTACGCGCCGAATTTAGGGTGTGGCATGAAGGTGAAGATCTTTATTACATCATGTTTAATAAAGAAACTCGCGAAAAATACCGTGTTGATAATTTTCCTGTTGCTAGTCAAATTATCAATGATGCAATGAAGGCCCTTTTAGACAACATTAGAAATAATGAGGTATTACGTCGTAAGTTATTCCAAGTTGATTTTCTCTCAACGCTAAGTGGAGAACTATTAATTAGCCTGCTGTATCACAAACAGTTAGATGAAGAATGGCACGAGCAAGCACAAATATTAAAAACAACCCTTTCAACAACAGCACCAATTAACCTTATTGGCCGAGCTCGCAAGTTAAAAATAGTATTAGGTAAAGAGTATGTTACCGAAGTACTAACGGTAAAGGGTAAAAAATTACAGTACCAACAAGTAGAGAACAGTTTCACCCAACCTAACGGTGGTGTGAACGAAAAAATGCTTACCTGGGCTAGCGATGCAACTGAAAACTCAAAGGGTGATTTGGTTGAACTTTATTGTGGTAACGGTAATTTTAGTATCGCCTTAGCGCCAAATTTTGAAAAGGTCTTGGCCACAGAGATCTCAAAAAGCTCAGTGTATTCAGCCCAACTTAATATTACTGCTAATAATATCGAAAACTTAGACATTATTAGAATGTCGAGTGAAGAATTTAGTCAGGCGATGAATGGTGAACGAGAATTTCGCCGGTTACAAGGTTTTGACTTAAGTAAATATAGTTACGATACCGTATTGGTTGATCCACCTAGGGCTGGAATGGATGATGCTTCTTGCGAACTGGTATCACGGTTTGAAAAAATTATTTATATTTCATGTAACCCGCAAACACTACATGACAATTTAGAAATTCTTTGTAAAACTCATAAAGTTGATCAATTTGCTTTGTTCGACCAATTCCCTTACACCGACCATATTGAGTGTGGTGTGATCTTGAGCCGCAAGTAA
- a CDS encoding YjiH family protein, whose amino-acid sequence MKDLISVRNIAMFSIPSFIGVMFFMFPIEYLGETSIPVAVVAKILQKFAASFIIEMVCGIIFISTLLSIVCSVFRPASIHPSSFFGSLFYVTPVWLIIRCLGAAFAALVYLQLGSEMIWSKNTGGLLLHDLMPILFSVFIFAGLLLPLLLNFGLLEFIGTLFSKVMRPLFNLPGRSAIDCTTSWLGDGTVGVLLTSKQYEQKIYTQREAAVVGTTFSAVSITFSLIVIAEVGLVHMFVPFYAAVCLAGFVAALIVPRLPPLSLKKQLYIDGTQPDPDAHKIPDDENIFSHGFKLALQRSAEIKSLSNVLVHGIQNALEMLFVVIPVVMGIGTIALVCAEYTPVFDYLGMPFVPYLELLQVPEAAIAAKSVVIGFADMFLPAILIAGVESEFTRFVVAALSITQLIYLSEVGAMLLGTKIPVNILDLFVIFILRTIVTLPVIVAVAHFVYP is encoded by the coding sequence ATGAAAGATTTAATCTCTGTTCGTAACATTGCAATGTTCTCAATACCTTCCTTTATTGGTGTGATGTTTTTTATGTTTCCGATAGAGTATTTAGGAGAAACAAGTATACCTGTAGCCGTCGTTGCAAAGATTTTACAGAAATTTGCAGCAAGTTTTATTATAGAAATGGTTTGTGGGATCATATTTATCAGTACATTGCTCAGCATCGTTTGTAGTGTTTTTCGTCCTGCAAGTATCCACCCATCATCATTTTTTGGCAGTTTATTTTACGTAACCCCCGTATGGCTAATTATTCGCTGCTTAGGGGCTGCCTTTGCCGCGCTTGTTTATTTACAATTAGGCTCTGAAATGATTTGGAGCAAAAATACAGGCGGCTTGTTATTACATGATTTAATGCCGATTTTATTCTCAGTATTTATTTTTGCCGGCTTATTATTACCATTACTGTTAAATTTTGGTTTACTAGAGTTTATTGGCACACTATTTAGCAAAGTAATGCGACCTTTATTTAATTTACCTGGCCGTTCAGCAATTGATTGTACGACCTCTTGGTTAGGCGATGGCACGGTAGGGGTGTTACTTACCAGTAAACAATATGAACAAAAAATATATACGCAACGAGAAGCTGCTGTTGTTGGTACAACCTTTTCTGCCGTGTCGATCACATTCAGTTTAATTGTTATCGCCGAGGTTGGCTTAGTGCATATGTTTGTGCCATTTTATGCTGCTGTTTGCCTTGCCGGATTTGTTGCCGCGCTTATTGTGCCGCGCTTGCCACCACTAAGTTTGAAAAAACAGTTATACATTGATGGTACACAACCTGATCCTGATGCTCATAAAATTCCTGATGATGAAAACATATTTAGTCATGGTTTTAAGCTAGCTTTACAACGTTCGGCAGAGATAAAAAGTTTATCCAATGTATTAGTTCATGGCATTCAAAATGCGTTAGAAATGTTATTTGTGGTGATCCCAGTCGTAATGGGAATAGGTACCATTGCTTTAGTTTGCGCAGAGTACACGCCGGTATTTGATTATTTAGGTATGCCGTTCGTTCCATATTTGGAATTATTGCAAGTTCCTGAAGCTGCCATAGCAGCAAAGTCTGTAGTCATTGGTTTCGCTGATATGTTCTTACCCGCTATTTTAATTGCTGGAGTAGAGTCGGAGTTTACTCGTTTTGTTGTTGCCGCTTTATCTATAACGCAATTAATTTACCTTTCAGAAGTAGGCGCTATGTTATTGGGTACTAAAATCCCAGTTAACATCTTGGATTTATTTGTTATTTTTATTTTAAGAACCATAGTGACTCTTCCGGTAATCGTTGCTGTTGCACATTTTGTTTATCCTTAG
- a CDS encoding efflux RND transporter periplasmic adaptor subunit, with the protein MRFKVLGASALMMLMITGCGEQQKAAPAAAPAPQVGVQVIKPESLTISERYAGKTAALSKVSVVPQVSGVITKVHIKEGQEIKRGQIMFEIDSQPFEAEVLRQQSNLKQAEAGLALAEVKYEMSKSLAGSNAMSKLDAEQIKVNRDVAEAALAAAKASLVQAQLSLHKSKVPAPIDGVVGITKFGIGDLVGTAHGAIVDIVANGQIEVYTQIGENEHFKSVAKKLKNQQIIPDTIELELADGSMYNHTGTINFIGSEVSAGTVTYRVLFSNPDGLLLGGQNVTLVATAGKAKNFHYIPQMAVMEDQLGRFIYVVGKDNIVEKRIIKLGKRYGVNWIVEDGLQDGEKVIVSGILKAKVGQAVTPVEE; encoded by the coding sequence ATGCGCTTCAAAGTTTTAGGTGCTTCAGCACTAATGATGTTAATGATTACAGGTTGCGGTGAGCAACAAAAAGCTGCTCCAGCTGCAGCACCAGCCCCACAGGTTGGCGTACAAGTAATTAAACCAGAAAGTTTAACAATTTCAGAACGCTATGCTGGTAAAACAGCTGCACTGTCAAAAGTGTCAGTTGTTCCGCAAGTTTCTGGTGTTATCACTAAAGTTCACATCAAAGAAGGTCAAGAAATTAAACGTGGCCAAATCATGTTTGAAATCGATTCACAACCATTTGAAGCAGAAGTTCTTCGTCAACAATCAAACTTAAAGCAAGCTGAAGCTGGTCTGGCATTGGCTGAAGTTAAGTATGAAATGTCGAAAAGCTTAGCTGGCAGTAATGCGATGAGCAAGTTAGATGCAGAACAAATCAAAGTAAATCGTGATGTAGCTGAGGCCGCACTTGCTGCAGCAAAAGCATCACTAGTACAAGCACAATTATCTCTTCATAAAAGTAAAGTACCAGCGCCAATTGATGGTGTAGTTGGTATTACTAAATTTGGCATTGGTGATTTGGTTGGCACTGCGCATGGAGCAATTGTTGATATAGTAGCTAATGGCCAAATTGAAGTGTATACCCAAATTGGTGAAAATGAACATTTTAAATCTGTAGCTAAAAAACTGAAAAATCAGCAAATTATTCCTGATACTATAGAATTAGAGCTGGCTGATGGTTCAATGTACAACCATACCGGCACCATTAACTTTATCGGAAGTGAAGTTAGCGCAGGAACTGTAACGTATCGTGTTTTATTCTCTAATCCAGACGGCCTATTACTTGGTGGTCAAAATGTAACTCTAGTTGCGACAGCTGGCAAAGCGAAAAATTTCCATTACATTCCACAAATGGCGGTTATGGAAGATCAATTAGGCAGATTTATCTACGTAGTAGGTAAAGATAATATCGTAGAAAAACGAATTATTAAATTAGGTAAGCGCTACGGTGTTAACTGGATTGTTGAAGATGGTTTGCAAGATGGTGAGAAAGTTATTGTTTCTGGCATCTTAAAAGCAAAAGTTGGTCAAGCCGTAACTCCAGTAGAAGAATAA